A part of bacterium genomic DNA contains:
- the tilS gene encoding tRNA lysidine(34) synthetase TilS: MRQTTKSFQKQFLEHCRKKNFFSSNDRVLLAVSGGMDSMALSHLIGILQLESKITIGIAHLNHRLRGAASDRDEAFVKTFALSHEYPFHCKRLDVRKQAKLSKKSIEEEAHNLRYTFFEKTAKQFGYNKICTAHHRSDQAETILMRIIKGSGMSGLSGIREKRGLFVRPLLVFSKEDIKKYVQAEKIKYVNDASNRDTAILRNRIRHDLIPLLRKKFDLQIEKHLIQLGLIAEETKSHFNRNAKKQYLQVCKASDGKIVLEIKAFNRYLRAQRHALIEFLFWNEFDQKLQFSDYERLSDLIEKKQSGKKVIFGNVICLKTADQIIFLTKNRLASPDFCFRIETGRNYSWKDPGFSFRSSFLPYSSELKSSFGRILNVEYIDKEKITGHLRLRNWKIGDKFKPIGMNGFKKLSDFFVDNKIPVLKKKKIPLLCEKIGTKENIIWVCGLRLDDRYKVDNRTRHLLKLEYNLNE; the protein is encoded by the coding sequence ATGAGACAAACTACAAAATCCTTTCAAAAACAATTCCTGGAACACTGCCGTAAAAAAAACTTCTTTTCAAGTAACGACCGTGTATTGCTTGCTGTTTCAGGCGGTATGGATTCTATGGCGCTGTCACACCTCATCGGAATTTTACAGCTTGAATCTAAAATTACAATAGGCATAGCTCATCTAAACCACCGTTTACGCGGCGCCGCCAGTGATCGGGATGAAGCGTTTGTTAAAACATTTGCCTTGTCGCATGAATATCCTTTTCATTGCAAAAGATTGGATGTTCGCAAACAGGCTAAGTTATCAAAGAAATCCATAGAGGAAGAAGCGCATAATTTACGTTATACTTTTTTTGAAAAAACAGCAAAACAGTTTGGTTATAACAAAATTTGCACTGCGCATCATAGAAGCGACCAGGCTGAAACGATTTTAATGCGCATAATCAAGGGTTCCGGCATGTCCGGATTGTCAGGTATTCGTGAAAAACGCGGTTTGTTTGTTAGGCCGTTGCTGGTCTTTTCAAAGGAGGACATTAAAAAATATGTTCAGGCAGAGAAAATCAAGTATGTGAATGACGCATCAAACCGCGATACCGCTATTTTGAGAAATAGAATTCGTCATGATTTAATACCGCTCCTTAGAAAAAAATTCGATCTGCAAATCGAAAAACATTTGATTCAACTGGGTCTTATCGCCGAGGAAACGAAATCGCACTTCAACCGGAATGCTAAAAAGCAGTATTTGCAAGTCTGCAAGGCCTCCGATGGCAAAATAGTCCTTGAAATTAAAGCGTTTAACCGGTATCTTCGGGCTCAACGGCATGCGCTAATTGAATTTTTGTTTTGGAATGAATTCGATCAGAAATTACAATTTTCCGATTACGAAAGGCTTTCCGATCTCATTGAAAAAAAACAAAGCGGAAAGAAAGTCATATTCGGCAATGTCATTTGCCTGAAAACTGCTGATCAAATTATTTTCCTGACGAAGAACCGGCTAGCAAGCCCCGATTTTTGTTTTAGAATTGAAACCGGCCGAAATTATTCCTGGAAAGACCCGGGTTTTTCTTTTCGGAGCTCGTTTTTACCCTATTCGTCTGAACTCAAAAGCAGTTTTGGCCGCATCCTAAATGTTGAATACATTGACAAGGAGAAGATTACAGGACATCTAAGGCTTCGGAATTGGAAAATCGGTGATAAGTTTAAGCCCATTGGTATGAACGGCTTTAAGAAGCTCAGTGATTTTTTTGTTGATAACAAAATACCGGTTCTTAAAAAAAAGAAAATTCCACTTCTCTGTGAAAAGATCGGAACCAAGGAGAATATTATCTGGGTTTGCGGCCTCAGACTAGACGACCGCTACAAAGTCGATAACAGAACACGCCACTTACTTAAACTGGAATATAACCTGAATGAATAA
- a CDS encoding VWA domain-containing protein: MLNSLEFADPYFLILLILIPVILFWRKRKFAKSAVVYSNVQTIKAAKPSLRQRVKPVLEWLQILVLFLLIIAIARPRTRNSQSSITTEGIDIMMALDVSRSMLIEDMGNLNRMDAAKDVAEKFVRGRQSDRVGLVVFAGKSFTQCPLTVDYQILTSLIRQVSIGVVEDGTAIGMGLINSINRLRESTSKSKVIILLTDGQNNRGEIDPMTAAQIAQALNIRVYTIGAGKDGLARIPVDDPFFGKQYVTAEVKIDEETLRGIAEITGGQYFRATHLKALEEIYEQIGQLEKTKIDVKTYFRYEDLYPWVLIPALLLLFLHFVLIRSIFLELP; the protein is encoded by the coding sequence ATGCTCAATTCACTTGAATTTGCCGATCCTTATTTTCTAATCTTGCTGATTCTGATTCCGGTCATTTTGTTTTGGCGGAAAAGGAAATTTGCCAAATCGGCTGTAGTATATTCAAACGTTCAGACTATTAAGGCTGCAAAGCCTTCTTTGCGACAACGAGTAAAGCCTGTGTTAGAATGGCTTCAAATTCTCGTATTATTTTTACTGATCATAGCCATAGCAAGGCCGCGAACGAGAAACTCACAGTCCAGTATTACAACGGAGGGAATTGACATCATGATGGCCCTGGATGTATCCCGGAGTATGCTGATCGAAGATATGGGAAATTTGAACCGCATGGACGCAGCTAAAGATGTAGCAGAAAAATTCGTTCGCGGACGTCAATCCGACCGTGTCGGACTAGTCGTATTCGCTGGAAAAAGTTTCACCCAATGCCCTTTGACCGTAGATTACCAAATATTAACGTCCCTCATTCGACAGGTTTCTATCGGCGTTGTGGAAGACGGAACCGCGATCGGTATGGGTTTGATCAATTCCATCAATCGCCTCCGTGAAAGCACATCCAAAAGTAAAGTGATTATTTTATTGACGGACGGCCAAAATAACCGGGGAGAAATTGACCCCATGACTGCGGCACAAATAGCGCAGGCGCTGAATATACGTGTATATACCATTGGCGCCGGCAAAGATGGGCTTGCGCGAATTCCGGTGGACGATCCTTTCTTCGGAAAACAATATGTGACCGCTGAAGTAAAAATTGATGAAGAAACATTGAGAGGGATAGCGGAAATAACCGGCGGACAGTATTTTCGCGCTACCCATCTCAAAGCGCTGGAAGAAATCTATGAACAGATCGGACAACTGGAAAAAACAAAAATTGACGTTAAAACCTATTTTCGATACGAGGATTTGTACCCGTGGGTTCTTATCCCTGCTCTACTTCTACTTTTTCTACACTTTGTTCTAATCAGATCCATTTTTCTCGAATTGCCATAA
- a CDS encoding VWA domain-containing protein, whose protein sequence is MIRSAYPYFAFLLLLIPLLVFMMLYQARKRKKLLLQIADSNLIEKLLSSFSSVKDYFKSYLMLTCFIMITLAMIGFEVGTKYEQVKISGVDIVFALDVSTSMNAEDIKPSRLEKAKHEIATFLDQLRGDRVALVIFAGQAFIQCPMTTDYSAVRMFLDAVTVNTTTSAGTDFAEALDVIAQAFPRKSGDESTSTAGKAAVIFSDGEDHNPESYSLLENLKKQNIKIFVVGVGTTNAAPIPIYDETGTVKDFKKSNGSVITTKLEEGFVSQLASESGGAYYAASTNELEVKKIYQEISKLEKSENSDYQFTEFENRYQWFLLLAVVSLCMDLVIHRRKIIKD, encoded by the coding sequence ATGATCAGATCAGCCTATCCCTATTTTGCTTTTCTATTGTTACTCATTCCGCTGCTGGTATTTATGATGCTTTATCAGGCACGGAAAAGAAAAAAACTTCTTCTGCAAATTGCAGATAGTAACCTTATCGAAAAGCTGCTTTCTTCTTTCAGTTCTGTCAAAGATTACTTTAAGTCCTATCTCATGCTCACCTGTTTTATCATGATAACGCTTGCGATGATAGGATTTGAAGTCGGCACGAAATATGAACAAGTGAAAATCAGCGGAGTGGATATCGTATTTGCTTTAGATGTATCCACCTCTATGAATGCAGAAGATATCAAGCCCAGCCGCCTCGAAAAGGCCAAGCATGAAATTGCTACATTCCTTGACCAACTGCGAGGTGATCGAGTCGCTCTGGTTATTTTTGCAGGACAGGCATTTATCCAATGCCCAATGACCACCGACTACAGCGCCGTGAGGATGTTTCTTGATGCCGTTACCGTCAATACCACGACATCCGCCGGAACAGATTTTGCTGAGGCCCTCGACGTGATCGCACAAGCATTCCCGCGTAAATCAGGCGATGAATCAACGTCTACAGCCGGAAAAGCGGCGGTCATTTTTTCTGACGGCGAAGACCATAACCCTGAATCCTACAGCCTGCTTGAGAACTTGAAGAAACAAAACATCAAAATTTTTGTTGTCGGTGTCGGAACGACTAATGCCGCTCCCATACCGATCTATGATGAAACAGGAACCGTCAAAGATTTTAAGAAAAGTAACGGTTCGGTTATTACAACTAAACTTGAAGAGGGTTTCGTAAGTCAGTTGGCAAGTGAGTCCGGCGGCGCATACTATGCCGCATCAACCAACGAGCTTGAAGTCAAAAAAATATATCAGGAGATTTCCAAACTGGAAAAATCTGAAAATTCCGACTATCAGTTTACTGAGTTTGAAAACAGATATCAATGGTTCCTGCTTCTTGCCGTTGTCTCTTTGTGTATGGACCTCGTGATACATCGCCGAAAAATAATTAAAGACTAA
- a CDS encoding M28 family peptidase: protein MPFYLVILIALLSMLTSCSKPPFDGESAMRYIEKQCSFGPRNPNSEGHKQCLQFLTEELKKYCERVDHQNFVYVDKKDTSVKLNGTNIIASINLQPKSKKRVLLCAHWDTRPWADKDPDSSNHDKPILGANDGASGVAVLLEMAKILKENPLDIGVDIILWDLEDYGEHNGELFPDSLNPYCIGSEYFAKNNKTYWPAYGILLDMVGDKNLDIPIEKNSYNQAKDVVNKVWDKAKKLKKPAFRTSIEADVFDDHIPLLRIGIPCINIIDFNYPDAGNRYHHTLSDTPDKCSAESLQQIGDVLVEVLYSE from the coding sequence ATGCCTTTCTATTTAGTAATCTTAATTGCGCTTTTGTCCATGCTTACGTCGTGCTCAAAACCACCTTTTGACGGCGAGTCCGCGATGCGGTACATCGAAAAACAGTGTTCGTTCGGACCGCGCAATCCCAATTCCGAAGGTCACAAACAATGCCTGCAGTTTTTAACGGAAGAACTTAAGAAGTATTGTGAACGCGTTGATCACCAGAATTTCGTTTACGTCGACAAAAAGGATACTTCGGTGAAGCTCAACGGAACGAATATTATCGCGTCGATCAATTTACAACCCAAAAGTAAAAAACGCGTTCTCTTATGCGCACATTGGGACACGCGCCCATGGGCTGATAAAGATCCCGATTCATCTAACCACGATAAACCGATTCTGGGCGCTAATGACGGCGCTTCCGGTGTAGCCGTTCTACTTGAAATGGCAAAAATTCTGAAAGAAAACCCGTTGGATATCGGAGTTGATATTATTTTGTGGGATCTTGAGGATTATGGAGAACATAATGGAGAACTTTTTCCCGATAGTTTGAATCCCTATTGTATCGGTTCCGAGTATTTTGCAAAAAACAACAAGACCTACTGGCCGGCCTATGGAATTTTGTTGGATATGGTCGGCGATAAGAATTTGGATATCCCGATTGAAAAAAATTCATATAACCAAGCAAAAGATGTTGTAAACAAGGTGTGGGATAAGGCTAAGAAATTAAAAAAACCGGCATTTCGTACATCGATAGAAGCGGACGTGTTTGACGACCACATTCCCCTTTTGCGCATCGGCATACCATGTATTAACATTATCGATTTCAATTATCCCGATGCCGGCAACCGTTATCATCATACCCTATCCGATACTCCTGATAAATGCAGCGCGGAAAGCCTGCAGCAGATCGGCGACGTACTTGTTGAAGTGCTATACAGCGAGTAG
- a CDS encoding GTP cyclohydrolase I FolE2, with product MIEDTQSKSDFRQLPINRVGIKNIQYPITVSNYSGNLQRTVGTFEMYVNLPHDQKGTHMSRFVEIMNENKDCISLETVFQIIAGMKKELESETAYLKITFPYFVEKEAPVTRTKSFMNYAISILCESAESDQMTLTVDVPVTTLCPCSKSISEYGAHNQRGLVRVHTRFANNMSMDFEDIINRIEKTSSCEIFALLKREDEKFVTERAYENPVFVEDLVRDIALSLSEVDPITWFSVEVTNFESIHNHDAYAFIEVDKKSVKSSRHVHAVLAESVS from the coding sequence ATGATTGAAGATACACAAAGCAAAAGCGATTTCAGGCAATTACCTATAAACAGAGTCGGTATTAAAAATATTCAATATCCAATCACCGTGTCCAATTATTCGGGTAATCTGCAGCGAACCGTTGGCACTTTCGAGATGTATGTGAATCTGCCTCACGACCAAAAAGGCACGCACATGAGCCGTTTTGTCGAAATAATGAACGAGAACAAAGATTGTATTTCGCTTGAAACAGTATTTCAAATAATCGCCGGTATGAAAAAAGAACTGGAATCCGAAACGGCCTATTTAAAAATAACATTCCCCTATTTCGTTGAAAAAGAGGCGCCGGTAACACGAACAAAAAGCTTTATGAATTATGCGATTTCAATTCTCTGTGAGTCTGCCGAATCGGATCAGATGACTTTAACCGTTGACGTTCCTGTTACAACGTTGTGCCCGTGTTCCAAGTCCATCAGTGAATATGGCGCGCATAATCAACGGGGCCTGGTTCGGGTGCATACACGTTTTGCAAATAACATGTCTATGGATTTTGAAGATATAATCAACCGCATTGAAAAAACTTCCAGTTGTGAAATCTTTGCATTACTCAAACGCGAAGATGAAAAATTTGTAACTGAGCGGGCATATGAGAATCCGGTTTTTGTTGAAGATCTTGTCAGGGACATTGCTCTTTCTTTATCTGAAGTGGATCCAATCACATGGTTTAGCGTCGAAGTAACCAATTTCGAGAGTATTCATAATCATGACGCCTATGCGTTTATTGAGGTGGATAAGAAATCTGTGAAGAGCAGCCGGCACGTACACGCTGTTTTAGCCGAATCCGTTTCGTAA
- a CDS encoding Rne/Rng family ribonuclease has protein sequence MKKEILINSTAAESRIAIVEEGRLVEIFVERPEKERMVGDIYKGRVAKVLPGMKAAFVHIGMKQDAFLHFSDIGDNTHEYAAMADDDESDDVEVAPGSEIHQIKVIHNHDSGGRFLKTGQEILVQIIKEPIYNKGARVTSEISIPGRFTVLIPNEPSQMIGISRKIQNVHERKRLKKLARDVKPAGFGLIIRTNSENKEEEILRNDIQNSLDTWYDVDKKAKSMAAPSLVYKDMEMVSSIIRDLFSNDVTRVLVDDKKLFRSISNYISVTTPQLQDRIEYYGDRKPIFDHYNIEQDIQQSIEKKVMTKNGGYIIIEHTEALVSVDVNSGKFMGRGSYEDNSMAVNMIAARETVRQLRLRDIGGLIVIDFIDLRDERNKKKLFEEIKRELRKDRAKFSILPMDEYGLIELTRERIRPSILFSLSEPCPACAGSGRVGNRTTLHNKIDRWVRRYKKDHKFISRLQFMVHPDVVDQLEIKIKKMKWKYFIFADLIGEEEMRMDEFRVLTFKDEDVTDNYAV, from the coding sequence ATGAAAAAAGAGATTCTCATCAATTCTACTGCGGCGGAATCACGCATCGCCATTGTCGAAGAAGGACGTTTAGTAGAAATTTTTGTCGAGCGACCCGAAAAAGAACGCATGGTCGGCGACATTTACAAAGGACGTGTAGCCAAAGTCCTGCCGGGCATGAAAGCGGCTTTTGTTCATATCGGCATGAAGCAGGATGCTTTCCTGCACTTCTCCGACATCGGCGACAATACCCACGAATACGCCGCGATGGCTGACGACGATGAATCGGACGATGTCGAAGTGGCCCCGGGAAGCGAGATCCATCAGATCAAAGTCATACATAATCACGACAGCGGCGGCCGTTTTCTGAAAACGGGTCAGGAGATTCTCGTACAGATCATCAAAGAGCCTATCTACAATAAAGGCGCGCGTGTTACTTCGGAAATTTCAATTCCCGGCCGTTTTACCGTTCTGATTCCCAATGAACCGTCTCAAATGATCGGCATTTCGCGGAAGATTCAAAATGTACACGAAAGAAAGAGATTAAAGAAATTAGCCCGTGACGTAAAACCGGCCGGATTTGGATTAATCATACGTACGAATTCTGAAAATAAGGAAGAAGAAATTCTGCGCAACGACATTCAGAATTCTCTCGACACTTGGTATGACGTTGATAAAAAGGCCAAGTCCATGGCTGCGCCCTCGCTGGTCTATAAAGATATGGAGATGGTGTCGAGCATCATCCGGGATCTGTTTTCAAACGACGTGACCCGCGTGCTTGTTGACGACAAAAAGCTATTCCGCTCTATCAGCAATTATATTTCTGTCACAACCCCTCAGTTGCAGGACCGCATCGAGTATTACGGAGACAGGAAACCGATTTTCGACCATTATAATATCGAGCAGGATATACAGCAAAGCATTGAGAAAAAAGTGATGACCAAGAATGGCGGGTATATCATTATCGAGCATACGGAAGCGCTTGTTTCGGTCGATGTAAATAGTGGAAAATTTATGGGTCGCGGATCCTATGAAGACAACTCCATGGCCGTAAACATGATCGCTGCGCGAGAAACCGTTCGGCAACTTCGTTTGCGGGATATCGGCGGATTGATCGTCATCGATTTTATTGATTTACGCGACGAGCGAAATAAGAAAAAGCTTTTTGAGGAAATCAAACGCGAACTGCGGAAGGACCGGGCCAAATTCAGTATTCTGCCGATGGATGAGTACGGTCTGATCGAATTGACGCGCGAACGTATACGCCCGAGTATATTGTTTTCTTTGAGCGAACCCTGTCCCGCCTGCGCCGGATCAGGCCGCGTCGGGAATCGTACGACATTGCACAACAAGATCGATCGATGGGTTCGACGCTACAAAAAAGACCATAAATTTATTTCCAGATTGCAGTTCATGGTTCATCCTGACGTCGTCGATCAACTCGAAATCAAAATAAAGAAAATGAAATGGAAGTATTTTATTTTCGCCGACCTCATCGGTGAAGAAGAAATGCGTATGGACGAATTTCGTGTTTTGACCTTTAAAGACGAAGATGTTACGGACAATTACGCCGTTTAA
- a CDS encoding DUF4301 family protein: MTFSAQDLRQLSDSGISKEKVLAQIEFFKTGFPFITLVRPCTMGDGLLTIDPQQFDSLIVLFNQAASRGRVMKFVPASGAATRMFHSLTTVCNQYEQFREFLISETTDDPDVNACLDFIQNIDKFAFHEDIRNLKQLVNEKRYDEIMRLTLTESGPNYSALPKALIKFHRYPDHSRTALEEHLVEALSYARDAQQTARIHFTISSEHRDLCNALIQSVLPRYEKTNGKLEITFSEQKKSTDTIAVDMQDKPVRSEDGNLYFRPAGHGALLENLNDLNGDIVFIKNIDNVVPDRLKETTYLYKKLLGGYLIQLQNQVFHYLQKISEDNLSETEINDAFIFSKKKLSIAFPTNFDKLPAIKQTEILFDKLDRPIRICGMVKNQGEPGGGPFWIREKNGAVSLQIVEKTQIDVKSDEQKRIMESSTHFNPVDLVCGVRDYKGENFDLRQFADPETGFISIKSKDGKPIKAMELPGLWNGAMAYWNTIFVEVPLITFNPVKTVNDLLRPEHQQKP, from the coding sequence ATGACTTTCTCTGCTCAGGATCTGCGGCAATTATCCGACTCGGGAATTTCAAAAGAAAAAGTTCTCGCCCAAATCGAATTCTTCAAGACCGGATTTCCATTTATCACGCTCGTTCGTCCTTGCACCATGGGTGACGGGCTGTTAACGATTGATCCGCAACAATTCGATTCGCTGATCGTGCTTTTCAATCAAGCCGCATCCCGCGGCCGTGTCATGAAATTTGTTCCTGCCTCCGGCGCCGCAACCCGCATGTTCCATTCGCTCACCACGGTCTGCAATCAATACGAACAATTCCGGGAGTTCCTTATAAGCGAAACAACGGACGATCCGGATGTCAATGCTTGTCTTGATTTTATACAGAATATCGATAAGTTTGCTTTTCACGAAGATATTCGAAACTTAAAACAACTCGTCAATGAGAAACGCTATGACGAGATTATGCGATTAACTCTCACCGAAAGCGGCCCGAATTATAGCGCGTTGCCCAAAGCCCTGATCAAATTTCATCGTTATCCGGATCATTCACGAACCGCTTTGGAGGAACATTTAGTAGAAGCGCTTTCCTATGCGAGGGATGCACAGCAGACCGCTCGTATACACTTTACCATATCCTCTGAGCATCGCGATTTATGCAACGCGCTGATCCAATCCGTATTACCCCGTTATGAAAAAACAAACGGCAAATTGGAGATTACGTTTTCGGAACAAAAAAAATCTACGGATACTATCGCAGTTGATATGCAGGATAAACCCGTTCGCAGTGAGGACGGTAATCTCTATTTCCGGCCGGCGGGACACGGCGCGCTGTTGGAAAATCTGAACGATCTTAACGGCGACATTGTCTTCATCAAAAATATCGATAATGTGGTACCTGACCGTCTCAAGGAGACAACCTATCTGTATAAAAAACTTCTGGGCGGTTACCTCATCCAATTGCAAAATCAGGTGTTCCATTATCTTCAGAAAATTTCCGAAGACAATCTATCTGAAACTGAAATCAACGACGCTTTTATTTTCTCTAAAAAAAAGTTGTCCATTGCATTTCCTACGAATTTTGACAAATTGCCGGCCATTAAACAGACTGAAATTCTGTTCGATAAATTGGATCGGCCTATCCGCATTTGCGGTATGGTGAAAAACCAGGGAGAACCCGGAGGCGGGCCTTTCTGGATACGTGAAAAAAACGGAGCCGTCTCATTACAGATAGTTGAAAAAACGCAGATTGATGTTAAGTCAGACGAACAAAAACGCATTATGGAATCATCTACGCATTTCAATCCGGTGGATCTGGTATGTGGTGTTCGCGATTATAAGGGTGAAAACTTTGATCTGAGACAATTTGCTGACCCTGAAACCGGCTTCATTTCTATAAAATCAAAAGACGGAAAGCCGATTAAAGCGATGGAACTACCCGGCTTATGGAATGGCGCGATGGCTTATTGGAACACGATTTTTGTGGAGGTTCCGCTTATCACATTTAACCCGGTAAAGACAGTCAATGACCTTTTACGGCCTGAACATCAACAAAAGCCTTGA
- a CDS encoding leucyl aminopeptidase — protein sequence MMVIHAKHSKLKLWKSELTCVFLTKNDETNPWLNELDEIFGTLFKDLMKSKEFGAEEESIYVLHGNNKTKSKRIALVGLGETKDLEWDTFRKSAAKAVKTANAIGIEKISLIFPSHLVSEQFDESGLAQAVVEGALLADYRYDKHQTDKKAKLSRLEELTLITYVSPSERVHQGVRAATVICDAVSFTRDLANAPGNELTPRELAIRTAQMCRKNKIKIQIFDEKKLALLKMGGILGVAQGSSEPPRMIIMEYAGTKAKNKKPIVLVGKGLTFDAGGISIKPAADMDRMKFDMCGGAAVIGAIQAIAHLKLPLHVVGIVPSSENLLGSKAFKPGDVLTMYSGKTVEVLNTDAEGRLILADALAYAQKYKPEAIIDLATLTGHCVIALGYAGAGMMGNDANIKSRLMDASKFTSEKVWELPMWKEFDKQVKSHIADIKNVGGRPAGAITAAAFLKHFVGDYPWVHLDIAGTANSEEELPYTARVSSTGFGVRLLVEALRKW from the coding sequence ATGATGGTTATTCATGCTAAACACTCCAAACTCAAGCTTTGGAAATCGGAACTGACGTGCGTCTTCTTAACAAAAAATGATGAAACAAACCCTTGGTTAAATGAACTCGATGAGATCTTCGGTACGTTATTTAAAGACCTAATGAAAAGTAAGGAATTCGGCGCCGAAGAGGAATCGATCTACGTCTTACACGGCAATAACAAAACTAAAAGCAAGAGAATCGCCTTGGTCGGATTAGGCGAAACCAAAGACCTTGAATGGGATACTTTCAGAAAATCCGCAGCCAAAGCGGTGAAGACGGCAAATGCCATCGGGATTGAAAAGATATCATTGATATTCCCGTCGCATCTGGTTTCTGAACAGTTTGACGAATCGGGTCTCGCACAGGCGGTGGTAGAAGGCGCTCTGCTTGCCGATTACCGTTATGATAAACACCAGACTGACAAAAAAGCAAAATTAAGCCGGCTGGAGGAATTAACACTTATTACCTACGTATCGCCAAGCGAACGAGTTCATCAGGGCGTTCGCGCTGCAACGGTTATCTGCGATGCGGTGAGTTTCACCCGCGATCTGGCGAATGCTCCGGGTAATGAACTAACGCCAAGGGAGCTGGCAATTCGTACCGCGCAAATGTGCAGAAAAAATAAAATTAAGATTCAGATCTTTGATGAAAAGAAATTAGCCTTGCTTAAGATGGGCGGAATACTCGGCGTGGCGCAGGGAAGCAGCGAGCCGCCACGTATGATTATCATGGAATACGCCGGCACTAAAGCTAAAAATAAAAAACCGATCGTACTGGTTGGAAAAGGGCTAACTTTTGACGCGGGCGGCATATCCATCAAACCCGCTGCAGATATGGACCGAATGAAATTTGATATGTGCGGCGGTGCAGCGGTGATTGGCGCCATACAGGCCATTGCGCATCTGAAACTGCCTCTGCACGTCGTTGGCATCGTTCCTTCATCGGAAAATCTTCTCGGCAGTAAAGCATTCAAACCGGGCGATGTGTTGACGATGTATTCGGGCAAGACGGTTGAAGTTTTAAACACCGATGCCGAAGGGCGCCTGATCCTGGCCGACGCGCTTGCCTATGCACAAAAATACAAACCGGAAGCGATCATAGACCTTGCGACATTAACCGGACACTGCGTGATTGCACTCGGCTATGCAGGTGCGGGCATGATGGGGAACGACGCCAATATAAAGAGCCGGCTTATGGATGCCTCCAAATTTACGTCTGAAAAGGTCTGGGAACTTCCGATGTGGAAAGAATTTGACAAACAGGTCAAAAGCCATATAGCAGACATAAAAAATGTTGGCGGCCGCCCTGCAGGCGCCATCACCGCGGCGGCTTTTTTGAAGCACTTTGTCGGCGATTATCCATGGGTGCATCTGGATATTGCCGGGACAGCCAACAGCGAAGAAGAACTTCCCTACACGGCGCGCGTCTCTTCGACAGGATTTGGTGTAAGGCTTTTGGTCGAAGCTTTACGAAAATGGTAA
- a CDS encoding bifunctional oligoribonuclease/PAP phosphatase NrnA, with amino-acid sequence MFKKIERLVKTSKSFVLTTHLNPDGDGLGSEVAMYTFLKMMKKKPRIINTSPVPKQYRFLNTKNEIETYDPKKHDSVIKKADVIMVLDISVSKRLDRMQQAVMASPAKRICIDHHLDNDGLGHLNCVDEKSPATAELIYNFIKHFKGKPNLKIAQALYTALITDTGNFRFNATRPATHLIAAELMKLGVKPNDIYAEVFEQGNSGVMKLLGRALAHIKPECDGGINWTYLKSSDFSETTAQRSDTEGFVDYTLKIEKSNLGILFYETPEGFTKVSLRSKGNVDVQSFAKQFGGGGHKNASGITLKTPFEPTMADMVDKVKKYYSAKYAK; translated from the coding sequence ATGTTCAAAAAGATCGAGCGATTGGTAAAAACATCTAAGAGTTTTGTTTTGACCACACACCTCAATCCCGACGGGGACGGTCTTGGCAGTGAAGTTGCGATGTATACATTTTTGAAGATGATGAAGAAGAAACCACGCATTATCAATACAAGCCCGGTTCCAAAACAATATCGTTTTCTGAATACAAAAAACGAAATCGAAACCTACGATCCCAAAAAACATGATTCCGTGATCAAAAAGGCAGACGTGATCATGGTCCTGGACATTAGCGTTTCTAAACGCCTCGACCGCATGCAGCAGGCCGTTATGGCCTCGCCGGCTAAACGCATTTGCATCGATCATCATTTAGATAATGACGGCTTGGGACACCTTAATTGCGTTGACGAAAAATCACCGGCAACTGCTGAGTTGATATACAATTTCATCAAACATTTCAAGGGCAAACCTAATTTGAAAATCGCACAAGCCCTCTACACAGCGCTCATCACCGATACGGGCAATTTCCGTTTTAACGCCACCCGGCCCGCCACGCATCTCATTGCGGCGGAACTGATGAAATTAGGCGTTAAACCGAATGACATCTACGCGGAAGTTTTCGAGCAAGGCAACAGCGGCGTTATGAAATTATTAGGCCGGGCGTTAGCCCATATCAAGCCGGAATGCGACGGCGGCATTAATTGGACCTACCTGAAATCTTCGGATTTTAGCGAAACCACCGCCCAGCGCAGTGACACCGAAGGATTTGTCGACTATACACTTAAAATCGAAAAATCCAACCTTGGAATCCTGTTCTACGAAACCCCGGAAGGTTTCACAAAGGTTAGTCTACGATCCAAAGGAAATGTAGATGTTCAGTCATTCGCTAAACAATTCGGCGGAGGCGGACACAAGAATGCGTCCGGCATTACGCTGAAGACCCCGTTTGAACCGACCATGGCCGATATGGTAGACAAAGTAAAAAAATATTACTCGGCTAAGTACGCCAAGTAG